The genomic interval GGCGAAATATACTGCTACACCGGCACAACCACGGCTAATTTTCACTTCAGACCTACGCCACATGCGCCCTGCATACGTTGCATGCACACCTCCCTACTGGGTGTTCCCCTTCTTCTGTCACCATACAGTGGGAGTGAACAACCCCAAGGACTAGCATGACCCTGGGGGAGTGTAAGGAGACTCGGCAATCATGCGCACAGCAGGCTAGTTAGAGAATAAACCCTgactatagcatatatataccgGCGTCAAGGGACGTGTGGTATTTCAGGGAAGCCTATTTTCGTGTAGCCCGAGTAATTTCtattctttctttcctttttcttttttaattgttcaagtgttttatttacttatgatatttttatttgcacatcatcagTCTATGTATAGTTTACACACATATCGTCCAACAACTCTCATTCCAGTATAAAAAACCACACAAAATATCCGACACGTGGCGCTTGATCGAGAACCCCGATACATGGTTTgaagtgggagggaggggggggggcagggcagGAGCCATAATCGTTCAATGGTGTTTAACGATTTAGAATCGCAACCGATGCCAGTGTCACCACGTCCGCAAGAAGATCATTGCTGACGTATTAATTATAAGGTATATGAAACGAAATATTGATTCCTCGATGCCGTGACACTCTTCATAATTGTCCGTGTATGGGTCGCAAGTACGTAATACAAAACGAGAAAGGAACTCTTTCAGATATTTGAGAAGatattttgagaagatttttTGTTACCCAGGAGCTCCATAATTTAGGTGAGGGGAAATACGTTAGTTCTCCCGCCAACTACAAAAGTAATGGATATGTCCCTTGTCTTCAAATCCATCTCCCAATCGACGCCCATGACTGGAATTAACCTTCCCACCCCTCCCTGTATAGTTCCTCATACGAAATAGTTCAAGTGTCTACGTCTTCAATTCTAGTAGCAGTATATCCATGCAAATCTTTCTATATCAGTcgaaatgaaatcaaaatgaaaatctATACTCTCCTTCTGCAACTAAAAGTCGGCTATATAGTATGGAGCTGCTATAACATTATGCATTGACCCAGACGATGTcgataaaatggaaaaaaatatacatgaataaaatgtaaatgACACTACATTAAATTTCGGTATGATACCTATTGCTACCTCCACTATCTCTTTATACAAATTATTTATCACATCTTACATGTGATTACTGGTGAGTAACTTACCAGAGCCTCGAAAGACTAAACTTTTATTGGCAGGCAGCTCGCCTGTCACTTATGAGTGAACAAAGCCACGTATCGATTCGAATCAGAAATCTCCACCCACTAGAAACAGATGATCAATTAAACGTTTTAATTTCATTGAACGGTAATTAATCGGCCTGACTTTATCAGGAAGTTTCTATTTGTCCGAGTAAAAAAAGGATATTTCCCTTGCTAAAAACCACCGGGAATTCAGGTTTACCCCGAACAAGGAATACCAAACAATAACTCAAGTTTCCACGAAGCAATAAACAAACATTGCAAATACCATTATTGTACCCTAGGGTAAAGAGACGTAagggcataggcgtaggaggcggggagctggggggctgcagcccccaaccaaatatttttctgaaattcgagcaatatgctgagaatttttcgggcacctactgagagaaaaataaagtgcaatgtgtttttaatggttaaacttatattattattatcattattattgtaaagaCTTCCCCCAAGTTATAGCAATtttggaagggtaataacaaggcatatgattgtatgctattggcatgcgatgtaataaccgatgcatgtcgtatatgatatgcacattcaaatgttgaaaattttggttatacttttcgggcaagtcgttacagcccccccccccccccccccaatcaaattgggctcctatgcctatATATGCGTTAGGGTACAGGCAATACGTGAATATGTCgttgtaaatatttttcacAAGTTTCCACAAAGTGATTAATTGGTGTTAGCAAATTTATAACGACTTCATCAAGTTCGTAAATCAATCCTTCATTCAGgtgcaaaatataaaacaaaaatgctatatatcaaatgtaaacaatttaaCATTAAGCAACAAAATGATCAACTGGCAGCCTGTGCCTGGCAGCATGTGCTAAAGTAATACGAAATGTTGCTAAATACTTCAATAATCCCTTCTTTCAGCGATTGAGTACGGTACAGTATCTATTCTTATAATCGTATATACGTAAGTTTACTCCGAAAACACGTCACTCAACCTCTCATCGATAATGAGAAGAATACAGATTTTGCTTTAAGAAAATGACCAACCCGTTTCTGTAACAAACAAAGTGCAATTACAAGACGAAAACAAATGGTGAATTGTGGGACTCGTCACCCGTGACGATTGACAACGGATTAAACTGACGACACGGTAGTTGGGCGGGGAAGGAAATATAGGAGATTGGGAATAAATTGTATCACGTCATTGTTGATAATGTCAATCAAACTTAAGCAGGATTTAAGTTTTGAAATGGTGCTTCCAGGAAGACATTTCAAAAGATAgtttaagaaaagaaagaaattggtAAGTGAAACCATGACGCACTAGTTTATTGGATAAATAGATGTTTAAATAGGGTGCCATTTTGATGGAAGGTATAGGTTCGGCTCGGATCACCATTCAGTTCTGTTTTGAACTTCAACTCGAAAAGTTAACCTTAAACTCGTACTTAACCTATTTCCATTCGTTCTATCCTTTTGGTAtttgtttgaagttttttttttaaatttcaagttaAGTTAACCTAGAACAGCTTTTTTGGAACATGACGCCTGAATGCAGAGCGGGTTTCTGTACCAATCTTCTACGGGCTGTGGCGGCAGGGAGATTTGGTCAAGTACGCTTGATAATTGAATCTGGTGCTGAAGTGAATTGTATCGATGAATGCGAACAGACACCTTTAATTCGTGCTATGTTTTTGGAGAACTCCAGAATTCAGTTAAAAATCGTCAAATATTTGCTGAAGAAGGGCGCTAATATTAACACTGTCGATGTTGTCGGAAGGACTGCCATACATTGGGCCTCTCTACGTGGGTGCGATACCGTTCTTGCGACTTTGTTAAACCATGCTGAGGGAAATTTTGACTTGAATCGCGGGGATATGAACGGCTGTACTGCTTTATATCACGCGGCAACTTCTGGAAGTGCTGCAACCGTTAAGTTAATGGTCTCAGCTCTACGGAAGTTCGACTTAAGTGTGGACATACCGAACTCACAAGGAATAACGCCATTGATGCAAGCATTACGTTTAGAAAATGATGTATGCGCCAGTGTTTTAGTTCATCAGGGACAGGCATCATTGACTATCAGAGACGAAAATTTTCTAAATGCTGGTGATTGGGCTGAGAGAGCTATACGCTTAGCAACAGCCACAAACGGCGGTCAAAAATCTGCAAGTAGCTTACCGGAGATACACAAAGTGGGGGCGCAAAGTAAAGCCAGAGCGTATCGAGCGTTGAGGAGAAACCAACGCCTTGTTGCCATGGAGATGCATCTCAGTTcagatgatgaagatgaagaatcATCCCGTGATTCCGAAACTGCATTCATGCATCAATTGACGGCAGGCGACACTATAGATGGCAGGAATTCGTCTGGTTATGATTCTGATGCAGGTCAGGATTTTTCGGAAGATATTTCATCTCGTAGTGTCTCGTCTCTGAGTAGCCGTGACGAAGATGCTGATGCTTTTTCAATTCCAGTCAGTGAATCGAAAGGCAAAGAACCTGCTAAAACTCAGATCAAAACTCAGAATGATCTTCCTTCTATTTACAATATGTACGGGAATCAACTGAGCCATTCGTATAGGCCAGGGTATCCACCAAACTTGGCCAGGAATGACGATAGCCCTGCACCAAATATTTTACACGGGGTCACGTGTCCTCTCGAGTGTTGTGGAAAGACTGTTAGTCTAAGGCTGCCCGAGCACAAAGTACAGAGGGTCGCAAAAATATCAATATCTGCCAGGATAGAACAAAGAGATTCTACAGGTGAGCATTAATTTCAATTTAtgaattaaatgaattattttgtGTCCACCCTACAACACACTTGTTTAACAAAACAATACCACGCACCGAGGTGGTTCACagtgggaggagggaggggcaACTTATATTGTGATTGTTCATGGCGCGGGGTCAGACCCTGGAGCTTGGAGTGCAGGTTATTGGAAATTCAAGACATTTTGTCGGGACAAACAGGCTGCGATTTTGTGTCGGGCAACAGTGCCACtaccacctccccctccccattcgtCGAACCTCATGGACGCTTTTGCTGGCATCAACGTCGAATGGTACCAAGCAAACGTACTGTGTGaatgaaacatgaaattggGAATACAGCTTTCGGGTT from Apostichopus japonicus isolate 1M-3 chromosome 19, ASM3797524v1, whole genome shotgun sequence carries:
- the LOC139959726 gene encoding uncharacterized protein produces the protein MTPECRAGFCTNLLRAVAAGRFGQVRLIIESGAEVNCIDECEQTPLIRAMFLENSRIQLKIVKYLLKKGANINTVDVVGRTAIHWASLRGCDTVLATLLNHAEGNFDLNRGDMNGCTALYHAATSGSAATVKLMVSALRKFDLSVDIPNSQGITPLMQALRLENDVCASVLVHQGQASLTIRDENFLNAGDWAERAIRLATATNGGQKSASSLPEIHKVGAQSKARAYRALRRNQRLVAMEMHLSSDDEDEESSRDSETAFMHQLTAGDTIDGRNSSGYDSDAGQDFSEDISSRSVSSLSSRDEDADAFSIPVSESKGKEPAKTQIKTQNDLPSIYNMYGNQLSHSYRPGYPPNLARNDDSPAPNILHGVTCPLECCGKTVSLRLPEHKVQRVAKISISARIEQRDSTDKRQRAKGRTLRKITAERQWRESLPKLPEETTQIHATDTDVSIATKWTTTSLPAITKQKNFLVSGRKSPTDNELE